From the Acidobacteriota bacterium genome, one window contains:
- a CDS encoding YebC/PmpR family DNA-binding transcriptional regulator produces the protein MSGHSKWHSIKHKKAAADAKRGKLFTRLIKEISVAARLGGGDEDSNPRLRTAVEKAKGANMPQDNIKRAILKGTGELPGQVYEPVSYEGYGPGGAAVFIETLTDNRNRTVAEIRHLFSKHNGNLAENGAVAWIFERKGYFRVPLDAAEEDQLLEIALEAGAEDMETGEDAYEIYSPFEQFDAVRDALDKAGIEAESKEVTMIPQNSLALEGKQAQQMLKLMDALEDHEDVQNVYSNLDIDEAEMEALMN, from the coding sequence ATGTCAGGACATTCCAAGTGGCATTCGATTAAACATAAGAAGGCGGCGGCTGACGCCAAGCGGGGCAAGCTGTTCACCCGCTTGATCAAGGAGATCAGCGTGGCCGCGCGCCTGGGCGGCGGGGACGAAGATTCCAATCCGCGGCTACGCACGGCGGTTGAGAAGGCCAAAGGCGCCAACATGCCCCAGGACAACATCAAGCGGGCCATTCTCAAAGGCACCGGAGAACTGCCGGGGCAGGTCTACGAACCCGTCAGCTACGAGGGCTACGGACCGGGCGGAGCGGCCGTCTTCATCGAAACGCTGACCGACAACAGGAACCGCACCGTGGCCGAGATCCGTCACCTCTTCTCGAAACATAACGGCAACCTGGCCGAGAACGGGGCGGTGGCCTGGATCTTCGAACGCAAGGGCTACTTCAGGGTTCCTCTGGACGCAGCCGAGGAAGACCAGTTGCTGGAGATTGCCCTGGAAGCCGGCGCCGAGGACATGGAGACGGGCGAGGACGCTTACGAGATCTATTCGCCCTTCGAGCAATTCGATGCGGTGCGCGACGCGCTGGACAAGGCCGGCATCGAGGCCGAAAGCAAAGAAGTCACCATGATCCCGCAGAACTCCCTGGCCCTGGAGGGCAAGCAGGCCCAGCAGATGCTCAAGCTGATGGATGCGCTGGAAGACCACGAAGACGTGCAGAACGTCTACTCCAACCTCGACATCGACGAAGCCGAGATGGAAGCCCTCATGAACTGA
- the ruvC gene encoding crossover junction endodeoxyribonuclease RuvC — translation MKVFGVDPGSRVTGYGVIEAQGSRLKCLDYGKVEGLKRGDSSDFAQRLVRIYQGLKQRIAEHQPEVVAVEKVFHAVNVQTALKLGHARGVILLAAAEAGVPILEYSPLEIKKSVVGYGRAEKTQVQMMVKTLLNLRRTPQPHDAADALAVAICHSFNGSPRRRSRQRWKIPR, via the coding sequence ATGAAGGTGTTCGGCGTCGATCCGGGCAGCCGGGTGACGGGCTACGGGGTCATCGAAGCGCAGGGAAGCCGGCTCAAGTGCCTCGACTATGGAAAGGTGGAGGGGCTCAAACGCGGAGACTCTTCCGATTTCGCCCAGCGTCTGGTTCGCATCTACCAAGGATTAAAGCAGCGCATCGCCGAGCACCAGCCCGAGGTGGTGGCGGTGGAGAAGGTCTTTCACGCCGTCAACGTGCAGACGGCCCTCAAGTTGGGCCATGCCCGCGGCGTCATCTTGCTGGCCGCCGCCGAAGCCGGCGTCCCCATCCTCGAATACTCGCCCCTGGAGATCAAGAAGTCGGTGGTGGGCTACGGACGGGCCGAGAAAACGCAGGTGCAGATGATGGTCAAGACGTTGCTCAACCTGCGCCGTACGCCTCAGCCCCACGACGCCGCCGACGCCCTGGCGGTGGCTATCTGCCACAGCTTCAACGGATCACCACGCCGGCGTAGCCGACAACGCTGGAAAATTCCCCGGTAA
- the amrB gene encoding AmmeMemoRadiSam system protein B, producing the protein MIHKAAFAGSFYPGEAPELRRQVASAIPPQRSKHKALGVMLPHAGYRYCGHIIGKTLAGLQLPRRFILLCPNHTGRGAPLSIQSLGRWQTPLGEVEIDRPLARAIKRHCLNVQDSPEALRREHSVEVQLPFLQYFLDEFTFVPVAVGTSRLQSLLLLGRGLAAVLEEAEEPVMLIATSDMNHFEPAEVGRQKDQAALRLICEMDCQGLYREVRERPISMCGYGPMIAIMEACRLLEARRAEVVDYAQSSDVTGEFSSVVGYAGVVIR; encoded by the coding sequence ATGATCCACAAGGCGGCTTTTGCCGGCAGCTTTTATCCTGGAGAAGCGCCGGAACTGCGCCGCCAGGTAGCCTCGGCCATTCCTCCTCAACGCTCCAAGCACAAGGCCTTGGGCGTGATGCTGCCCCATGCCGGATACCGCTATTGCGGCCACATCATCGGCAAGACCCTGGCAGGGCTGCAGCTTCCCCGCCGCTTCATCCTGCTCTGCCCCAACCACACGGGACGGGGCGCCCCGCTTTCCATCCAGTCGCTGGGACGCTGGCAGACTCCCCTCGGCGAGGTTGAGATCGACCGTCCGCTGGCGCGCGCCATCAAACGCCACTGCCTGAACGTGCAGGACAGCCCCGAGGCCCTGCGCCGCGAGCACTCTGTGGAAGTGCAGTTGCCCTTCCTCCAGTACTTCCTGGACGAGTTCACCTTCGTGCCGGTGGCCGTGGGAACCTCGCGACTGCAGAGCCTGCTGCTTCTGGGACGCGGATTGGCGGCTGTGCTGGAAGAGGCGGAAGAGCCGGTCATGCTCATCGCCACTTCCGACATGAACCACTTCGAGCCCGCCGAGGTCGGCCGCCAAAAGGACCAAGCCGCCCTGCGCCTGATCTGTGAAATGGACTGCCAGGGGCTCTATCGCGAGGTGCGGGAACGGCCCATCTCGATGTGCGGATACGGTCCCATGATCGCGATTATGGAGGCGTGCAGGCTGCTGGAGGCGCGAAGAGCCGAGGTGGTCGACTATGCCCAGTCCAGCGACGTTACCGGGGAATTTTCCAGCGTTGTCGGCTACGCCGGCGTGGTGATCCGTTGA
- a CDS encoding Hsp20/alpha crystallin family protein, with translation MSQDPFQELKQLQQRMKQILEQSVQSGPSAEESSAPSSERAWTPVVDILETAEEFVVKAELPEVQREDVKLQLTGNVLTLSGQRRRQPRAEGEVVHHQRERAWGRFIRHFNLPGHLDSDTISALLRDGVLTIRLAKQRELSPRRIEIS, from the coding sequence ATGAGTCAAGACCCGTTTCAAGAGTTGAAACAGCTCCAGCAACGCATGAAGCAGATCCTGGAGCAGAGCGTCCAATCGGGACCCTCGGCCGAAGAGTCCTCCGCACCTTCCTCCGAGCGGGCCTGGACCCCCGTCGTCGATATCCTGGAAACGGCGGAGGAGTTCGTGGTCAAGGCCGAGTTGCCCGAAGTGCAGCGAGAGGACGTGAAACTGCAGTTGACGGGCAACGTGCTGACCCTGAGCGGGCAGCGGCGGCGGCAGCCGAGGGCCGAGGGCGAAGTGGTCCACCATCAGCGCGAGCGCGCCTGGGGCCGCTTCATCCGCCACTTCAACCTGCCCGGTCACCTCGACTCGGACACCATTTCCGCCCTGCTGCGCGACGGCGTGCTGACCATCCGCTTGGCCAAGCAGAGAGAGCTCAGCCCCCGCCGCATTGAAATCAGCTAG